A part of Vespa crabro chromosome 20, iyVesCrab1.2, whole genome shotgun sequence genomic DNA contains:
- the LOC124431153 gene encoding protein distal antenna-like, which translates to MRGDSARPGKRPLRALSASEKMEAIQRVHEGESKASVARDIGVPESTLRGWCKSEHKIRGMARNSSTPDSEVHSPASSSGTNNINPGNIPAGGSANVSSEDESPCAKRPKLDQQTSMTATGSSAFLTNDICLDMNDGKQSQHQPDNKHKIDYVGLMTSMANMRPENSSLLLQQLGLLSGATGSLAKNLLGMTAAGLSHGSTVGLVENGLQYTKSTATNMLAGCNGGVGVISGGLSGVSSNNSGKRHSISAIAPAQMDSVAKSCTRKILPPAAEAPSTPVPASPRKTNDNVGSSGSGICGISVQQRTKVKKENVTTGPGICGSSSTASNNKRIDDALWLWLTQQQQLLGQQSATFNPSINQQDGSWFWQWYKQCSFPLLASTQTPTPIAANNTAPRRSPSRAKALLDNVLSHNSHHHHNNNNNNNNNNNDLEKARRGFNHEEEGIDSVAEDVPRSSEEAIEHAEKFLRWLDRCSEPSVTRLQVLQFKYLLDKLKACRKKSPSLKHSRK; encoded by the coding sequence ATGAGGGGGGATTCAGCGAGACCGGGTAAACGGCCGCTACGCGCGCTCTCGGCGTCTGAGAAGATGGAAGCGATACAGAGGGTCCACGAGGGCGAGAGCAAAGCCTCTGTAGCGAGAGACATTGGGGTACCGGAGTCGACTCTCCGTGGATGGTGCAAGTCCGAGCACAAGATACGAGGAATGGCAAGGAATTCCTCGACGCCGGACAGCGAAGTACACTCGCCGGCCTCGTCCTCCGGCACGAACAATATTAATCCTGGAAACATACCCGCTGGTGGATCAGCCAATGTTTCCAGCGAGGACGAGAGCCCGTGCGCAAAAAGGCCGAAACTGGATCAACAAACGTCGATGACGGCCACCGGTAGCTCGGCGTTCTTAACCAACGACATTTGCCTCGACATGAACGACGGCAAACAGTCCCAACATCAGCCTGACAATAAACACAAAATAGATTACGTCGGGCTGATGACTAGCATGGCCAATATGAGGCCAGAAAACAGTTCGTTGCTCCTTCAGCAACTAGGCCTTTTGTCAGGGGCAACCGGTAGCCTGGCAAAAAATCTCCTTGGAATGACGGCGGCGGGTCTTTCGCACGGTAGTACCGTCGGCCTCGTCGAGAACGGACTGCAATACACAAAGAGCACCGCAACCAATATGCTCGCTGGATGTAACGGCGGCGTCGGGGTTATTAGCGGTGGTCTCAGTGGTGTTAGCAGCAATAACAGCGGCAAAAGGCACAGCATCTCTGCGATAGCTCCCGCGCAGATGGACTCCGTCGCCAAATCTTGCACGAGGAAGATTTTACCACCAGCCGCGGAGGCACCCTCGACTCCCGTTCCTGCTTCCCCAAGAAAAACCAATGATAACGTTGGTAGCAGCGGTAGCGGTATCTGCGGCATTAGCGTACAACAGCGTACAAAGGTGAAAAAGGAGAACGTTACTACTGGGCCCGGTATCTGCGGCAGCTCGTCTACCGCAAGCAATAACAAGAGGATCGACGATGCCCTATGGCTGTGGCTAACGCAGCAACAACAACTCCTGGGACAACAGTCGGCTACATTTAATCCAAGTATCAATCAACAAGACGGCTCGTGGTTTTGGCAATGGTACAAGCAGTGCAGCTTTCCATTGCTCGCGTCTACGCAAACGCCGACGCCTATCGCTGCCAATAATACGGCTCCCAGAAGATCACCGAGCAGAGCTAAGGCCCTTCTCGATAATGTTCTTTCCCACAATTCCCACCACCAccataacaacaacaacaacaacaacaacaacaacaacgacttGGAGAAGGCGAGGCGCGGTTTTAACCATGAGGAGGAAGGAATCGATTCCGTCGCAGAGGACGTGCCACGCAGTTCCGAGGAGGCGATCGAGCACGCCGAAAAGTTCCTTAGGTGGCTGGATAGATGTTCTGAACCCTCCGTCACGAGGCTTCAGGTCTTGCAATTTAAATATCTCTTGGACAAATTGAAGGCGTGTAGAAAGAAATCGCCTAGTTTAAAGCATAGCAGAAAGTAG